The following proteins come from a genomic window of Candidatus Bathyarchaeum sp.:
- a CDS encoding universal stress protein: protein MFEKILVAVDGSELSYKSVDYALDLAQKYSAEVKIITVIDAPSDTLVAQASTFAPQSIKDYEEKLEKAHEQILFKAIQKAKLTPKIPVTKEILEGHPAEKIIETTKKESVDLIIMGSRGLGGLKEFILGSVSDKVADEAPCPVLIIK, encoded by the coding sequence TTGTTTGAAAAAATCCTTGTAGCAGTTGACGGCTCAGAGTTATCGTATAAATCTGTAGACTATGCTTTAGATTTAGCACAAAAATATTCTGCAGAAGTAAAAATAATAACAGTAATTGATGCACCTTCAGACACTTTAGTTGCCCAAGCATCAACATTTGCTCCACAAAGCATCAAAGACTATGAAGAAAAACTGGAAAAAGCCCATGAACAAATTCTGTTCAAGGCAATCCAAAAGGCAAAGTTAACCCCAAAAATCCCTGTGACCAAGGAAATCTTGGAAGGTCATCCTGCAGAAAAAATAATTGAAACAACCAAAAAAGAATCAGTTGACCTCATTATAATGGGGAGCAGAGGACTAGGCGGACTTAAAGAATTTATTTTGGGAAGTGTAAGCGACAAAGTTGCTGATGAAGCGCCTTGTCCAGTTTTGATAATAAAATAG